The following are from one region of the Tautonia marina genome:
- a CDS encoding UDP-glucuronic acid decarboxylase family protein: MRTVITGGAGFVGSHLCERFLAEGHEVVCVDNLLTGLERNIAHLRQEPRFSFVLHNISEPVTIDGPVDHVLHFASPASPADYLAHPIPTLKVGSLGTHNALGLAKAKDARFLLASTSEVYGDPEVHPQREDYWGHVNPIGPRGCYDEAKRFAEAITMAYHRYHGVDTRIVRIFNTYGPRMRLNDGRVLPAFMSQVLRGEPLTVFGEGQQTRSFCYVDDLVDGIYRLLLSDESMPVNIGNPSEITVLELAKEIIAMVPNTKSTIDYRPLPQDDPKRRRPDITRAREILGWEPKVDRADGLKRTLEFFRSVV, translated from the coding sequence GTGAGGACGGTGATCACCGGCGGGGCGGGTTTTGTCGGCTCCCATCTGTGCGAGCGGTTTCTGGCCGAAGGGCACGAGGTCGTCTGTGTCGACAACCTCTTGACCGGCCTGGAACGGAATATCGCCCACCTGCGGCAGGAGCCTCGCTTCAGCTTCGTGCTGCATAATATCTCGGAGCCGGTGACGATCGACGGTCCGGTCGATCATGTCCTGCATTTCGCCAGCCCGGCCAGCCCGGCCGATTATCTGGCCCACCCGATTCCGACCTTGAAGGTCGGCTCGCTCGGCACCCACAACGCGCTCGGCCTGGCCAAGGCCAAGGACGCCCGGTTCCTGCTGGCGAGCACGTCGGAAGTCTACGGCGATCCCGAGGTTCACCCTCAACGCGAGGATTACTGGGGGCACGTCAACCCGATCGGTCCCCGAGGCTGTTACGACGAGGCCAAACGGTTCGCCGAGGCGATCACGATGGCCTACCACCGCTACCACGGGGTCGATACGCGGATCGTCCGAATCTTCAACACCTACGGTCCCCGAATGCGCCTGAATGACGGCCGAGTCTTGCCGGCCTTCATGAGCCAGGTGCTGCGGGGCGAGCCGTTGACCGTCTTCGGCGAAGGACAACAGACACGCAGTTTCTGTTATGTCGATGACCTGGTCGATGGCATTTACCGGCTACTGCTTTCCGACGAATCAATGCCGGTCAATATCGGCAATCCTTCGGAAATCACCGTTCTGGAACTGGCCAAGGAGATCATTGCGATGGTGCCCAACACCAAGAGCACCATCGACTACCGACCCTTGCCACAAGACGATCCCAAGCGACGACGGCCCGACATCACCCGAGCCCGAGAGATTCTGGGCTGGGAGCCGAAGGTCGATCGGGCCGACGGCCTGAAGAGAACGCTGGAGTTCTTCCGTTCGGTCGTTTGA
- a CDS encoding cellulase family glycosylhydrolase: MACSGLRGRRGFGPLAAVMLGFVLGLGGLPPLALAAGGDPVRATPQFEILPGPAPLQVSGRSFVDPSGRVILLRGINLAGDSKVPPFAPRIGPADLDRVAELGFNVIRLLIVWEAYEPSPGVYDEAYLTSVMTVAAEAARRGLYTIVDFHQDGFSRHASYGTGDGFPRWAVSPRGRPSTPNNGPLSSDWPLMMALDPTTHLSFADFYADTHGVRSRYLIMISRVASAFATIPGVIGYDLINEPWGDERRELAPLYRDANAVIRSVHPSAILFLEGHVKTNTGIQTRLPRPEFGPVAYAPHYYNPSTIVLRHWHGLTATMDLAFHHMTSTAEAWNCPLFVGEFGMDARVTGSGAYVEEVYDRLDAAFASGAHWNLTPGWTDHLKDGWNGEDFSILDPSGRIRPNYRPRPYPRATAGVPTRFAFDRGSSRFSESTVGYDWIHDPERGLTEVFVPRSVFPPGFPVEVRAADPAAVVSVWYDASSQRLQIQTDRPTAVSLRASSR; this comes from the coding sequence ATGGCTTGCTCGGGACTCCGGGGCCGTCGAGGGTTTGGGCCGCTCGCCGCGGTGATGCTCGGTTTCGTGCTGGGTCTTGGGGGTCTGCCGCCCTTGGCCCTGGCCGCTGGGGGTGATCCCGTTCGGGCGACTCCTCAGTTCGAGATCCTTCCCGGACCCGCGCCGCTTCAGGTTTCCGGCCGGTCGTTCGTCGATCCGAGCGGTCGCGTGATTCTTCTGCGCGGGATCAACCTGGCCGGCGATTCGAAGGTGCCGCCGTTTGCTCCCCGGATCGGCCCGGCCGATCTCGACCGCGTGGCCGAGTTGGGCTTCAACGTCATCCGCCTGCTGATCGTCTGGGAAGCCTACGAGCCGAGCCCCGGTGTTTACGACGAAGCCTATCTTACCTCGGTCATGACCGTTGCGGCCGAGGCTGCCCGCCGCGGTCTGTATACGATCGTCGATTTCCACCAGGACGGCTTCTCACGTCACGCCTCATACGGCACCGGCGACGGCTTCCCCCGCTGGGCCGTCTCTCCTCGAGGCCGCCCCTCGACCCCCAACAACGGGCCGCTCAGTTCCGACTGGCCCCTGATGATGGCTCTCGACCCGACCACCCACCTCTCCTTTGCCGACTTCTACGCCGATACGCATGGGGTTCGATCACGCTATCTGATCATGATTTCACGAGTTGCGTCGGCCTTTGCGACGATTCCCGGCGTCATCGGCTACGACCTGATCAACGAGCCCTGGGGAGACGAGCGCCGTGAGCTTGCCCCGCTCTATCGAGACGCCAACGCGGTGATTCGATCCGTGCATCCTTCGGCGATTCTGTTTCTCGAAGGGCACGTCAAGACGAACACCGGCATCCAGACCCGCCTGCCCCGTCCCGAATTTGGTCCGGTCGCCTACGCGCCGCACTACTACAACCCGTCCACCATCGTCCTGCGCCACTGGCACGGCCTCACCGCGACGATGGATCTGGCCTTCCACCACATGACCTCAACCGCCGAAGCCTGGAATTGCCCGCTTTTTGTGGGAGAGTTCGGTATGGACGCCCGCGTGACCGGGAGCGGGGCCTATGTTGAGGAGGTGTACGACCGCCTCGACGCCGCCTTTGCCTCCGGGGCGCACTGGAACCTGACGCCCGGCTGGACCGATCACCTCAAGGACGGCTGGAACGGCGAGGACTTCAGCATCCTCGACCCCTCCGGCCGTATCCGTCCCAACTACCGCCCCCGACCCTACCCCCGAGCCACCGCCGGCGTGCCCACGCGCTTCGCCTTCGATCGTGGCTCGTCACGGTTCAGCGAAAGCACAGTTGGTTATGACTGGATTCACGATCCCGAGCGCGGACTGACCGAGGTCTTCGTCCCTCGGTCGGTGTTCCCCCCCGGATTTCCGGTCGAGGTCCGCGCGGCCGACCCGGCGGCGGTCGTCTCGGTCTGGTACGACGCCTCGTCTCAGCGCCTTCAAATCCAGACCGACCGCCCGACGGCCGTTTCCCTCCGGGCTAGCTCCCGATGA